In Bos indicus isolate NIAB-ARS_2022 breed Sahiwal x Tharparkar chromosome 2, NIAB-ARS_B.indTharparkar_mat_pri_1.0, whole genome shotgun sequence, a single genomic region encodes these proteins:
- the IRS1 gene encoding insulin receptor substrate 1, which translates to MASPPETDGFSDVRKVGYLRKPKSMHKRFFVLRAASEAGGPARLEYYENEKKWRHKSSAPKRSIPLESCFNINKRADSKNKHLVALYTRDEHFAIAADSEAEQDSWYQALLQLHNRAKGHHDGAAAPGAGGGGGSCSGSSGLGEAGEDLSYGDVPPGPAFKEVWQVILKPKGLGQTKNLIGIYRLCLTSKTISFVKLNSEAAAVVLQLMNIRRCGHSENFFFIEVGRSAVTGPGEFWMQVDDSVVAQNMHETILEAMRAMSDEFRPRSKSQSSSNCSNPISVPLRRHHLNNPPPSQVGLTRRSRTESITATSPASLVGGKQGSFRVRASSDGEGTMSRPASVDGSPVSPSTNRTHAHRHRGSSRLHPPLNHSRSIPMPSSRCSPSATSPVSLSSSSTSGHGSTSDCLFPRRSSASVSGSPSDGGFISSDEYGSSPCDFRSSFRSVTPDSLGHTPPARGEEELSNYICMGGKGASTLTAPNGHYILPRGGNGHRYVPAAGLGTSPALPGEEAAGAADLDNRFRKRTHSAGTSPTISHQKTPSQSSVASIEEYTEMMPAYPPGGGSGGRVPSYRHSAFVPTHSYPEEGLEMHPLERRGGHHRPDTSSLHTDDGYMPMSPGVAPVPGSRKGSGDYMPMSPKSVSAPQQIINPIRRHPQRVDPNGYMMMSPSGSCSPDIGGGPSSGGSSSGAAPSGSSYGKLWTNGVGGHHSHALPHPKLPVESGSGKLLSCTGDYMNMSPVGDSNTSSPSDCYYGPEDPQHKPVLSYYSLPRSFKHTQRPGELEEPRHHQHLRLSSSSGRLLYTAAAEDSSSSTSSDSLGGGYCGARPEPGLPHLHHQVLQAHLPRKVDTAAQTNNRLARPTRLSLGDPKASTLPRAREQQPPPPLLLPPEPKSPGEYVNIEFGSDQPGYLSGPVASHSSPSIRCPSQLQPAPREEDTGAEEYMNMDLGPGRRATWQKSVGVQPGRVGPAPPGAASVCRPTRAVPSSCGDYMTMQMGGPRQSYVDTSPVAPISYADMRTGVVVEDASLPGATAAAPSSSSTASVSSTAPPPGTGELAARSALLGGPSAFTRVNLSPNRNQSAKVIRADPQGCRRRHSSETFSSTPSATRVGNTMPFGAGAAVGGSGGGSSSSAEDVKRHSSASFENVWLRPGELGGAPKELAQVCGAAGGLENGLNYIDLDLVKDFKQRPQECPPQPQPPPLPAPHQPLASSQSGPTSRSSEDLSAYASITFQKQPEDLQ; encoded by the coding sequence ATGGCGAGCCCTCCGGAGACTGACGGCTTCTCGGACGTGCGCAAGGTGGGCTACCTGCGCAAACCCAAGAGCATGCACAAACGATTCTTCGTGCTGCGGGCGGCCAGCGAGGCTGGGGGCCCGGCGCGCCTCGAGTACTACGAGAACGAGAAGAAGTGGCGGCACAAGTCGAGCGCCCCCAAACGCTCGATCCCCCTGGAGAGCTGCTTCAACATCAACAAGCGGGCGGACTCCAAGAACAAGCACCTGGTGGCCCTCTACACCCGGGACGAGCACTTTGCCATCGCGGCAGACAGCGAGGCCGAGCAGGACAGCTGGTACCAGGCCCTCCTGCAGCTGCACAACCGTGCCAAGGGCCACCACGACGGGGCCGCGGCGCCTGGGGCGGGAGGCGGCGGGGGCAGCTGCAGTGGCAGCTCCGGCCTCGGAGAGGCCGGTGAGGACTTGAGCTACGGGGACGTGCCCCCAGGACCCGCCTTCAAGGAGGTCTGGCAGGTGATCCTGAAACCCAAGGGCCTGGGTCAGACAAAGAACCTGATTGGCATCTACCGCCTCTGCCTGACCAGCAAGACCATCAGCTTCGTGAAGCTGAACTCGGAGGCGGCGGCCGTGGTGCTGCAGCTGATGAACATCAGGCGCTGCGGCCACTCAGAGAACTTCTTCTTCATCGAAGTGGGCCGTTCCGCAGTGACGGGCCCCGGGGAGTTCTGGATGCAGGTGGACGACTCCGTGGTGGCCCAGAACATGCACGAGACAATCCTGGAGGCCATGCGGGCCATGAGCGATGAGTTCCGCCCTAGAAGCAAGAGCCAGTCCTCCTCCAACTGCTCCAACCCCATCAGTGTGCCCCTGCGGAGGCACCACCTCAACAACCCTCCACCCAGCCAGGTGGGGCTGACCCGCCGCTCGCGCACCGAGAGCATCACAGCCACCTCCCCGGCCAGCTTGGTGGGCGGGAAGCAGGGCTCCTTCCGCGTGCGTGCCTCCAGTGATGGCGAAGGCACCATGTCTCGCCCCGCCTCAGTGGACGGCAGTCCTGTGAGTCCTAGCACCAACAGGACCCACGCCCACCGCCATCGAGGCAGCTCCCGGCTGCACCCGCCTCTCAACCACAGCCGCTCCATCCCCATGCCTTCTTCTCGCTGCTCGCCTTCCGCCACCAGCCCCGTCAGTCTGTCGTCCAGCAGCACGAGTGGCCATGGCTCCACCTCAGACTGCCTCTTCCCGCGGCGGTCTAGTGCTTCTGTGTCTGGTTCCCCCAGTGATGGCGGCTTCATCTCCTCCGATGAGTATGGCTCCAGTCCCTGCGATTTCCGAAGTTCCTTCCGCAGCGTCACCCCAGATTCCCTGGGCCACACCCCGCCCGCCCGGGGTGAGGAGGAGCTAAGCAACTACATCTGCATGGGAGGCAAGGGGGCCTCCACCCTCACTGCCCCCAATGGTCACTACATTTTGCCCCGGGGTGGCAATGGTCACCGCTACGTGCCAGCCGCCGGCTTGGGCACGAGCCCAGCCCTGCCAGGAGAAGAAGCAGCCGGTGCGGCAGATCTGGATAATCGGTTCCGAAAACGGACTCACTCTGCGGGCACTTCGCCTACCATTTCCCACCAGAAAACCCCGTCTCAGTCCTCTGTGGCTTCCATTGAGGAATATACCGAAATGATGCCCGCTTACCCACCAGGAGGTGGCAGTGGAGGCCGAGTACCCAGCTACCGGCACTCCGCCTTCGTGCCCACCCACTCCTACCCAGAGGAGGGTCTGGAAATGCACCCCTTGGAGCGGCGTGGGGGCCACCACCGCCCAGACACCTCCAGCCTTCACACTGATGATGGCTACATGCCCATGTCCCCAGGGGTGGCCCCAGTGCCCGGCAGCCGGAAAGGCAGTGGGGACTACATGCCCATGAGCCCCAAGAGCGTGTCTGCCCCGCAGCAGATCATCAACCCCATCAGACGCCATCCCCAGAGAGTGGACCCCAACGGCTACATGATGATGTCCCCAAGCGGCAGCTGCTCTCCTGACATTGGAGGTGGGCCCAGCAGCGGTGGCAGCAGCAGCGGTGCCGCCCCTTCTGGGAGCAGCTATGGCAAGCTTTGGACAAACGGGGTAGGGGGCCACCACTCTCACGCCCTGCCACACCCCAAACTTCCGGTGGAGAGCGGTAGTGGCAAACTCTTGTCTTGTACAGGTGACTACATGAACATGTCGCCCGTCGGGGACTCCAACACCAGCAGCCCCTCCGACTGCTATTATGGCCCCGAGGACCCCCAGCACAAGCCCGTCCTCTCCTACTACTCATTGCCAAGGTCCTTTAAGCACACCCAGCGTCCTGGGGAGCTGGAGGAGCCCCGGCACCACCAGCACCTCCGCCTTTCCTCAAGTTCCGGTCGACTGCTCTACACTGCGGCCGCAGAAGATTCCTCTTCGTCCACCAGCAGCGACAGCCTGGGCGGGGGATACTGTGGGGCTCGGCCGGAGCCCGGCCTCCCGCATCTCCATCATCAGGTCCTGCAGGCCCATCTGCCTCGAAAGGTGGACACAGCTGCCCAGACCAACAACCGCCTGGCTCGGCCCACGAGGCTGTCTCTGGGGGATCCCAAGGCCAGCACCTTACCTCGGGCCCGAGAGCAGCAGCCACCGCCCCCCTTGCTGCTCCCTCCGGAGCCCAAGAGCCCAGGGGAGTATGTGAATATTGAATTTGGGAGCGATCAGCCAGGCTACTTATCGGGCCCGGTGGCGTCCCACAGCTCGCCTTCCATCAGGTGTCCGTCCCAGCTCCAGCCAGCTCCCAGAGAGGAGGATACGGGCGCAGAAGAGTATATGAACATGGACCTGGGGCCGGGCCGGAGGGCCACCTGGCAGAAGAGCGTGGGGGTCCAGCCCGGCAGGGTGGGCCCGGCGCCCCCTGGAGCTGCTAGCGTGTGCAGGCCGACTAGGGCAGTGCCCAGCAGCTGCGGCGACTACATGACCATGCAGATGGGTGGTCCCCGGCAGAGCTACGTGGACACCTCACCTGTCGCGCCCATCAGCTACGCCGACATGCGGACGGGCGTCGTTGTGGAGGATGCCAGCTTGCCCGGGGCCACCGCGGCCGCTCCCTCCTCATCTTCGAcagcctctgtttcctccactGCGCCTCCTCCGGGAACAGGGGAGCTGGCGGCCCGCTCGGCCCTCCTGGGGGGCCCGAGCGCCTTCACGCGGGTGAACCTCAGTCCCAACCGCAACCAGAGTGCCAAAGTGATCCGTGCCGACCCTCAAGGGTGCAGGAGGCGGCACAGCTCCGAGACCTTCTCCTCTACACCCAGTGCCACCCGGGTGGGCAACACGATGCCCTTCGGAGCTGGGGCTGCCGTCGGGGGCAGcggtggcggcagcagcagcagcgccgaGGATGTCAAACGCCACAGCTCTGCTTCCTTCGAGAACGTGTGGCTGAGGCCTGGGGAGCTCGGGGGAGCCCCCAAGGAGCTGGCCCAAGTGTGCGGGGCCGCTGGGGGTTTGGAGAATGGTCTTAACTACATAGACCTGGATTTGGTCAAGGACTTCAAACAGCGCCCTCAAGAGTGCCCACCTCAACCGCAGCCTCCTCCACTCCCGGCCCCTCATCAGCCTCTGGCCAGTAGTCAGAGCGGCCCCACCAGCCGCTCCAGCGAGGATCTAAGCGCCTATGCCAGCATCACTTTCCAGAAGCAGCCAGAGGACCTCCAGTAG
- the LOC139186237 gene encoding large ribosomal subunit protein eL21-like: protein MTSTKGERRGTLHMFSRPFGELGIVPLATYMQIYKKDDTVDTKRLGNVQKGMLQKCYHGKTGRVYITQHAVGITVNKQVKGKILVKRINACIKQIKHSKSRDSFLKCVKENDQYKKETKEKGAWVQLKQQFPPPREVYFVRINVKELKTVLTVDLLEPILYKFTA from the coding sequence ATGACCAGCacaaagggagagaggaggggcacCCTCCACATGTTCTCTAGGCCTTTTGGAGAACTTGGAATTGTTCCTCTGGCTACATACATGCAAATCTACAAGAAGGATGATACTGTAGACACCAAGAGACTGGGTAATGTTCAAAAAGGAATGCTCCAGAAATGTTATCATGGCAAAACTGGGAGAGTCTACATTACCCAGCATGCTGTTGGCATCACTGTAAACAAACAAGTTAAAGGCAAGATTCTGGTCAAGAGAATTAATGCGTGTATCAAGCAGATTAAGCACTCCAAGAGCCGAGACAGTTTCCTGAAATGTGTGAAGGAAAATGATCAGTACAAGAAGGAAACCAAAGAGAAAGGGGCTTGGGTTCAGCTGAAACAACAGTTTCCTCCACCCAGAGAAGTATACTTTGTGAGGATCAATGTTAAGGAGTTAAAAACAGTTCTAACAGTTGACCTGTTGGAGCCCATTCTCTATAAATTCACGGCATGA